In Silene latifolia isolate original U9 population chromosome X, ASM4854445v1, whole genome shotgun sequence, the following proteins share a genomic window:
- the LOC141623416 gene encoding uncharacterized protein LOC141623416 produces MSYTYCGIQQNGVVTSASSRSNNSIYECRSSAVCPKPRRVGLNSSVTDPSRPLRWHLGHQAEVYDARAGSELLDIMLSKGGQGNERANTQVASSPPFFSGSPPSRVSNPIIQDARFKVDKQLIPPFSPLPSPIPTTLGSASSPNTSVRKGGCVRPNFGNYPAVRVEGFDCLDRDRHNCSIPGLA; encoded by the exons ATGAGCTATACTTACTGTGGGATTCAGCAAAACGGCGTCGTAACATCGGCGTCATCACGTAGTAATAATAGTATTTATGAGTGTAGAAGTTCGGCGGTTTGTCCGAAACCTCGCCGTGTCGGCCTCAACTCTTCCGTCACTGACCCTTCCCGGCCTCTCCGTTGGCATCTCGG GCATCAAGCTGAAGTATATGATGCAAGAGCTGGCTCTGAGCTATTGGATATCATGCTCAGTAAG GGTGGTCAAGGTAATGAGAGGGCAAACACACAAGTAGCTTCGTCTCCCCCATTTTTCAGTGGGTCGCCACCAAGTAGAGTCTCTAACCCTATAATTCAGGATGCTCGATTCAAGGTGGATAAACAACTAATTCCTCCTTTTTCACCACTGCCATCACCAATCCCCACAACTCTCGGGTCTGCATCCTCCCCAAACACTTCAGTAAGGAAAGGAGGATGTGTTAGACCAAATTTTGGAAACTACCCGGCAGTCAGGGTTGAAGGTTTTGATTGCTTGGACAGGGATCGCCATAATTGCAGCATCCCCGGTCTTGCTTAA